A window of Gossypium raimondii isolate GPD5lz chromosome 7, ASM2569854v1, whole genome shotgun sequence genomic DNA:
TTAGGCTGGTTGCTTCTTACTGTCTTTTCTGATGACCTAATGTATGTCATTGGTACTCTCTGCATTCTTAGATGTATAATTAAAATGCTAAAAGTTTGTGTTGAAGTTTGATCGATTTCTGTAATTCCATGTCTCTGTGTTCAATCTTCCCTTGAGATGGCTCCTCTTACAAGAAAGGCCACCAAGCAATTTGTGATggaaaatttcattttccaaaaccctAACTTGATTAAAAAAGCATCAGATTGTTTTAAGTTACTAGATTAAAAGCCTAAAAAGCGAGTTTTTAAACTCAACTTCgataatgtttttattaagtgataaaagtatctaaaaatataattacaacaaAGTATTGTATATAGAcatatttttttaccaaaacCAAGGTTTGATCTTGTGAAAAAACCCTATTCCCTCTCTCTGCCTCCTTGAAAGGTTCTTTTGACCAACTCCTTCCCATTTCgcagaaagaaggaaaaagataattaagaacTGTTTATGTGCCCTAAAAACAGTAACACCAGCACCATCTAAAAAGGGTCTAACAAAATAAACTCACAAGCTACAGAGTGTACAAATTTTCACATGAGCCAAAATGCAGCTACCTGCTTAAACACAAAAAAACTAGGTAAAATGAAAATGGCATCCAGCATTTGTATCACTGATGGAAATGAAAATCCGGAAATCATACCCTTCAACTTCATTTACAACATTTTGGATTAATGGGGTCTTCACAAGAAAACATTGTTAAACCCCAAATTTGTTCCTCCCTTTGCACTTCAATCCTCCATGCCCGACCAAGCATCAAAATTCAAGtactataataaataataaaaacacaaCCCAACTAGAAAGAGTCAGAAAGTAATTAAACCCCATTTGCGGACCCATTTCCCCCCATTACCTCCATAATCTGCTGCTGTATTAACTCAGCCTTCTTAGCCACCAATTTAGCTTCTTCAACCTTCAACATCACCCATTCTTGATCCATCTTCCTCAACTTCTCCTCTTCCACTCTCTTCATCTTCTGTTTCCACACTTCATTTTCGGGCAAAACCTTGGAAAACTCAGCCACCAGGTATGGAAACTTGTCCAATTTCTCGACCCCATCACCTCCCATTTCAATAGCCCCTTGATCTTCTGACTTGCTATTCTTCTTTCTGGGTGTTGCTTTCTTGCCCCAAATTCTTTTGGAAAGCTTGAATATTCGCCGGTCGTGATGGTTCCTTACCAGGGCTCTGTTCCTTGCATGGTTGTGGTGCTTGTCTCTGAGCCTGCGGATCTTGTCGGTGATCTGGGAGACGGTGAACCTGTGGTCGAGACGCTTGATGATGCGGTTGATGGTAGAGGTACCCACGGTGGTGATGGGCGGAGGAATGGATTTGGTGGCTCTGATTAAACATTTGAGGATCTGGATTTCGTCTGATTCGCTGAAAACCCTGGATCGGCCGTTTGGAGCGGTGGAAGGAGGGGTAGTTGACATTGCTCAGTGTGTGAGGGTTAGATCTACAGAGGATTGACAGTTCcttttctattgttaaaaatgaaaacctaaTGAAATTGGAATGgatggggggggggggggaatctGAAACTAATTTCCTACTCGTActatatcatttaattaaatggaaaaattcCTAGAAATTGAATATCCCTAGAAATGAACCTACGCCAATCCTTATTCTGAGTTGATGAATGGGTGAAACCACAATCTAATTTCTTATGCCATTCAACCAAAGTCCCTCCCTCTAAcaacaatttaatatttcatttttgggTAAACAGTAACTTCAAAAAGGATTCATATACTATTTACTACCTGATTTTGACTTTCGTTTTCAATTTGgtatttaactttattttttcttttttcagtaTCCGATTTGATTTTTGAACTTTATATTTTGTCCCAATTAGGTATTACATGTGTCCATTAATCACTGGATTGTTTTGTCTGAGCaccaaattgaattaaatattgaagattaAGCTAGAAAAATCAATAATGGGTAAAAGCCACCCCATTTAATTTGgttgtttaaatatttcatcACCCTCTTAAATCTTTCCttaaaaaagcaaaaaattgTGTTggtttttgttgatttgtgaAAGACTTTGATGCTTTGGTGATGATaagttcttttctttctattccTTCTGCTTTTATCATTTGCAATACAAAATGGAAGAAAACAGAAGCAACTGCAACTCAAGATTTTGGGTTGAATAAGTAGAGCTGGTGTTGGGCTCATTTCAGCAGTGTTGTCCATTAACAatgaatgttttttaaaatgggTGCTGACCTacattttcactttattttctgCACCATGATGAGTGATGGCTTGTAACAACTGCTGAAATGTGAACATCTGAACTCTCTCACCTTCTCTTTACATTGTCTGTAATGGACAAGTTAAATTAACTCACCAAGTTTTTTGTGGAATATTTATATTCCTATTAACTTGCCAAGGTTGATGCAGGATATCAATGAGGTTGGAAAAAGAGGCGGGGACGTTGACAAGGAAGGCCAGTTCACCCTTGTCGGGGTCGAGAGGAGAGTGAAAGAGAGGCTTGAGGGGAGAGGATTATGGCTTGGCTTTTTAGGCTTTGTTGGAAGGAAAGGAGAGAAACCCCTTTCTATATTGTGCTTTGGGGGTATTTTTAAGAGAGGTGATGATTTTTGGGTGATCACCTTGTATAGAGAGTGCACCCGTTAATAAGGAATGACTTAATAGAGGACTTGATCGAGTGGTCAAAAATGGATGGTTCCTTCCATGGGGAACCATTTAGACAGTACAAGGCGAAGGGTTGCTCACGAGTCTCTCTGGTTGGTTTTCACGTTGCCACGTGTCCCGTTGAAGTAAGGGTACAATAATTCCTAGTAACTTCtcatattatattatactaGTTTTTCCATCTCAGAATTTAACtagtttataaataaatttaagttaaattttattaaataattattttcttatacaATGTATACTTGTATCCGTATTCCTTCAATGATCcttaaatcaaagaaaaaagacGCTTAAGCATatttgataagtgctaaaagtaacatgttttaacctcattcttaatgcTGTTTGGGTGATTATCCGACGTTAATTGTGGATTTTATACTCCTAATCCTTTAGattcatgttttgatgcttAACAGAGCACTTGAGAGCAAAAGAAGCAAAAATCATAGCGTCAGAGCAAGTTACAGGAGCCACACAGGCTGGACTATTCCACATAGCTATGTCAATTTCGTAAAATTAAGCACCGAACAACGGAAAATCacgatttttaggtttttcgagcattctaagacgtatatatgacaaaaataagaagatagacGGGAGTCGTCATagaatatttaagaaaacaacttgaaaaatACTATTGAAGCCGACTTTGAAGCAGATTtccgtcaagattgaagattttcaATTGGTTTCTTAAGAAGCCATCATGAGTTTCTTAGTTTTTTTCGATTATATTGTATTCTTTTTTcgattatattgtattttggatgtttttattttcaagcatgaactaattttctaaattcctAGGGGAGAAGAACCCTATGATGGACTCAGtcgtttgattttgattttacgtaataaatacttagtttcttgttctcaattacgtgtgtttaattcttggtttgatatttttaggttattgatccatatttaatgtgcttaaaTCGGTGGTTGAATAAAACCTGTTTAAGAGTACATCTtgtgtaattgagtggagttgcatgcaatcctagaaataggataacataaatctaccagattagagtcaaatctaataggggaatccgtAACAAGAGTTAAtacgataataggggttttaattaggaataaatttcaattaatcaaactAGAATCAGTTGTTCTTATGCTCAAAAGAGATATTAGTATAATTTAGAGATTTttacggatcaagatactaactaaagaaattgcgtaatttaaATTGATAGTGACAAATAAAATCTAGGTGAACTCTTTCCTGTTTATTGTTTTGCTTATTGGTTGTTAATCGATTACTTTcatgatttgtttttattgtgttcgctagttaattaatttagttaattttagttttaatcaatcactaaaattattcggttaaataatagaaagatagTACTTcatagtacttttagtctttgtGGAACAATGTCTTTACTTACCGTAGCTATAGGTACACTtgccttagtcaaatttttagttagttttgcGACAcatcaatatttgaatcaatatCCTCGTTGTTTCAATAATAACAATGATGCCAATAAAGCTAAAGCtcaatcaacattaaataattatcattaaacttaaaattttatgtaaaacatgaaataaaacaaaatatgataAACTACATTGTAAAGGAATGGTTGTCCAAGTTCTCcatctagtttttttttaaaaaataattatagaaattattaaGAACTAACTCATTAAAttgattaactaaaaatatcaatttggtTAAGAAGATAAAAATGTGTGGTTAGGTGAAAATATATTAAGAGGGGTGAATTTAGAATATTGTGTGGATATTTTACTGTACACAAACATAGTTGTGTGGTCGGTATGAATCCCACCGCGTCATCTAAAAATGTCTATTACGCGTCATTATTTTAGTGGTCGGATGAGAATTAGGTAATAGGCAATAGACGGAGGATACATTTTCCGGGGGCGAGCGAGTTCGATAGTTTTAGGCCTTTCTTTCGCTGTCTATTAGAAATAGAAAACTTGCACGCAAGTGTTTTTcctccttctttttctttctttaaagagaatcaaaaggaaataaaataattttgtatgtaGAGAAAAAAGATCAGCatagataattaaaaaatggcGGTGTTTCTAGCTACCTCTGTTTCTACTACTCGTATAGCCTCTTCTTTTATTGCGTCCTCACAAACAAGCAAACCCCAGGCTTTTATATCTCCAACCAAGAACAACCTCGCTCCAAGAAGAATCACAAGGCTTAAACCTCCCCACGTGGCAGCTCCATCATCAGCTGTAGCACCCTCACCGGATCAGAAACAAGACGAAGAGTATAGAGTTAGCGATGAGTTTAGTGAAGAGAGTTCAGATGCTAAGTTCTCGTGGAAAGATCATTGGTACCCGGTTTCTTTGGTTGAAGATTTGGACCCAACTTTACCAACCCCATTTCAGCTTCTGGGTCGTGATTTAGTGCTTTGGTTTGATAAATCAAAGAATCAATGGGTTGCTTTTGATGATAAGTGTCCCCATAGGCTTGCTCCTTTATCTGTATGTGCCTTCTTTCTCTCTATTCTTAAACCCTGTAAGCTCTAGTGAATATATTTTGCAGCATTTACACTTTTTTGTTTGCCCTATTGAACCTTCATTAAACATGTCACTCTGTTCAGTGCATAATCTAAAGTTCAAATTTCCTTGGTTGCCCCTTAAATTTGGCTATTTGTATCTGCtaccaaatgaaaaaaaaattgggttacTGAGTTCTGGGTTTTGATTGGTATCTTTGCAACTTTGTAGGAAGGGCGACTAGATGAAAATGGGCACTTGCAATGTTCATATCATGGATGGTCTTTTGATGGATGTGGATCATGCACTAGGATTCCTCAGGCTGCATCTCAAGGTCCTGAAGCTCGTGCTGTTCAGTCTCCAAGAGCCTGTGCTACTGTGTTTCCTACAATGGTGTCTCAAGGTTTGCTTTTCGTTTGGCCGGACGAGAACGGGCAGGAAAGAGCTAGTGCCACCAAGCCCCCAATGTAATTCACTGCATCTAATTTTAGTATATGTTTGTTGTTCAAACTACTAGGTTAAGTACTAAACCAGATGATATAGTATAATATATCTTGACGAAACATCATTGCTATGGTTTTTAGGTTACCTGATGACTTTAAAAAACCCGAGTTTGCAACCGTTAATATTCAGCGTGATCTGTTCTATGGTTATGATACCCTCATGGAGAATGTCTCTGATCCTTCCCATATTGATTTTGCTCATCACAAGGTACTTTTACAAGCTTTATTAGATTTAGTTTACATACATGGTTTAGATGATATCCAAAGATCCATCATGGTATACTGATCGCTTGAAGAATCCATTACTTTTCAAGTCAAGCAACTTTTAAGATGAACCttccttataaattttaagtttttaataggGCTTTAACAATGCTGTTTCAGTCCCTACTCTTAGTTTTCGAAATAAATACAAGcatcaaaatataattcattttattgcTGATAAATCTTGTGCTTTGTCAACATAGGTTACAGGGAGGAGAGACCGAGCTAAACCTCTTCCGTTTAAGGTGGATTCTAGTGGTCCTTGGGGCTTTGGTGGATCAAATGATGATAATCCCAAGATCAGTTCTAAGTTTATAGCGCcatgttattatataaataagtaaGTCTGTCATccttgtttaagatttaaaatttcagtGCATCTTAAACTACTTTTACAAATGGACCAACATGCCTTAATCCCATACTATATTTGTAGTCTGCTACAAGAACCAATACATGGAAACATTTAAGTCGGTTACATGAATCCTCATCCTCCAATCATCCCTATCCACCACCATCCTCTCTTATCACTCCAAATAGTTtcatatcattatttttctcCTTCAAGAATATCCTTTTCGGTCTCCCTTTCAACTTGTTACATACATAAAGAGGCAAATGCTGCTTAGATCAGTTAATAAATTGTTGTCTTTTGTATTAAtgtctttcaaaattttatggatCTTCCAAATTTATGGTACTTGTACTATGATGCTCTGCAGAATAGAGATAGACACGAAACTTCCTATAGTTGGTGAGCAGAAATGGAAGATATGGATATGTTCGTTCAATGTACCAATGGCTCCAGGGAAGACTCGATCAATCGTTTGTAGTGCTCGAAACTTCTTCCAGTTTACAGTGCCTGGGTCTGCCTGGTGGCAGGTGAGTACTATTTCATTGTgcttctaatgcatattttcgTGTCTGATATTGCTGTAAAATGAGGATCTTTAATCAAATATCTCTCTTTTATGATGTTGCAAATAGCCCTAGCCTTTCTTGTTTTCTATATGCGTTCTGTTAGAACTTCTTGTAAGGTTTATTCATCAcgaactattttatttttccacgtATTCTGTGATATGCTTGCTTTAATTAGCATCCATGTTCctaatcaaagtttcatgttaAGGAAAAGCCTCGATTTTGGTACCCAAGTTTTGCTTCATTTCTGTATAAATTCTTTAAGTTAAATCATTCCCTGCTTCTCATGGCAGGTGGTTCCTAGATGGTTCGAGCATTGGACTTCGAACAAGGTCTATGATGGAGACATGATTGTTCTTCAAGGACAAGAAAAGATCTTTCTTTCAAAGTCAATGGAGAGTTCTGAGGACATAAACAAGCAGTACACAAAGCTCACATTCACACCTACACAAGCTGATCGCTTCGTCTTGGCATTTCGAAATTGGCTAAGACGTCACGGCAATGGTCAACCCGAATGGCTCACCTCGGTCGGCCAACAACCTCTCCCATCCACAGTATTATCAAAACGCCAGGTACgctaaacttaaaatttactaatatcCCCTGCCCCCTTAACAGCTTCTTTTCAAACATGTTCATGAACTTTTAATCATCACCTGCAGATGTTAGATAGATTCGAGCAGCATACGCTCAAATGTTCATCATGCAAACAAGCATACAAATCATTTCAAACATGGCAAAAGATTCTAATGGGTGCAACGGTTGCGTTTTGCGCAACAGCCAGCATTCCATCCGACATCCAATTCCGGGTAGTTTTAGCACTACTTGGAGTGGTTTCTGCTGGTTTGGCATATACATTGCATGAACTGGAAAAGAACTTCGTTTTTGTTGATTATGTACACGCTGAAATCGATTAGAACAAGTTTTGACTTTAACCATACTTGTCCAAGTAGTTAGAAGTTTACAGtgtacatatataaatgtaatacaatttattttttattttttttaaagtgtttgATTTAAACTAAATATCATTTTGTATAAACCAAAATCTGCTGTCTTTTTCAATTAGCAAATGCCAGcaatttatttttcagtttatagttaaaacaaaaatgggaTTACATCATATAGCTTGGAAAACAATGTTGGATTTTAATGGGGCATTTATTTTCTGTCATATCTCGTAACTCATCCAATGTCATATTTGAACAAAATCTACGTTGATGGAAAGACCTGGAATGGCGATTATGATTAgtgaaattacataaaaatcgatttttaataaagttgtatgtataaatgtttaaataaataacaaataataacagTCTGCCTCTATGGCAcgctttttctttgaaatttagTCTGCTCAGATACCAGGATTTGAGTAGGAATCAGGTCGCAAATAAGCTTTGTCTTTGGTTTTCACGTATTCAATTGATAAAAAGTTAGTCAAATCTTGATCAAGTGAACTTAATTTTTTCGAtcatcttttttgttgtttctgttttgtttcttctttaaaTCGCCTTCAAAATCCAGGAAATTAGGGTTTGTACTGAACATCAAAACTGAATTAATGGAGAACGGTATGGCGGGGCTATGTCTTAACGATGAGGAAGAGGGCTGGAGGGTGGAAGGGGAATCAAAAagaagacaaattaaattaagagtttttGCTTGGTGGGGTGCTTTCTAACAGCAAGCAAAGTTAATTTTCTAGCCATGAAAAATGCATTGGCTAATTTAGGGCATCTAATCGGCGGAGTGGTGATCTCAGATCTAGGAGAGAAGCGATTCCTGCTTATATCCTTTCATGAGGTCGATATCAACAGAGTCATGAATGGAGCACCATAGACCTTTAACAACCACCTACTAGTTTTCCATAGATTAATGGCAGACGAGAATCCAATGAAAGTACCTTTGATTTATTCATTCTTTTGGGTTCAAATTCATGATATACCAACAAGAATGATTTCTGAAGAACTTGCAAAATAGTTTGGAGTATTCCTTGGTACTTTTGTCGAATATGATGCAAAACAAATCAACAAGGGATTTCGTGGGTATATGAGAATACGGGTTCAATTGGATGTGAGAGTctctttaaaaagaaagaagttaaTAATTTCGTTGGGAAAACAATCCTATGCACGATTTCAATATGAGAAATTAGCTCTGTTCTGTTTTCTTTGTGAAAAACTCGGGCATGGAGATAATTTTTGCCCTATCAGAATAACAACAGATTGTCAAGAGATGGAGTTGGGATGGGATCTATTGTTGAGGGCACTAGGGAGGAGGGTTGTTACCACCATTAGTGTTTGGTTGATGGAAGAAGATGGGGGTTTTATTAGAGGAAGAGAAAGGGGGAAAGCATAAATGGGGGAAGCAAAGGGTGGGGTTCAGAGATAGAAGCAATTTCAGAGAGGACAATACATAAATTCAGTATTGGGATTCAATTTGAAAGGAAAGCTGAATGAAGGATGGGGAGCTGGGATGAGAATAAGGAAGGATCTACAGGAAGACAAAGGATGGAAGGGGAAGAAGATATGCCAATAGAACGAAGTGATGGGGAAGAAAAGACCAAGGGTTTATCAAGAGAAGATTGGTAATTCAGAATCTCTAGAAAGCATGATGAAGTATGAATGTGCAAGTCACCAATCAAAACTGGTAGCCCTTTGTGCAGGCTAACCGACAGTAATGAAAATCCTAAGTTGGAATGTCCG
This region includes:
- the LOC105792030 gene encoding pheophorbide a oxygenase, chloroplastic, which codes for MAVFLATSVSTTRIASSFIASSQTSKPQAFISPTKNNLAPRRITRLKPPHVAAPSSAVAPSPDQKQDEEYRVSDEFSEESSDAKFSWKDHWYPVSLVEDLDPTLPTPFQLLGRDLVLWFDKSKNQWVAFDDKCPHRLAPLSEGRLDENGHLQCSYHGWSFDGCGSCTRIPQAASQGPEARAVQSPRACATVFPTMVSQGLLFVWPDENGQERASATKPPMLPDDFKKPEFATVNIQRDLFYGYDTLMENVSDPSHIDFAHHKVTGRRDRAKPLPFKVDSSGPWGFGGSNDDNPKISSKFIAPCYYINKIEIDTKLPIVGEQKWKIWICSFNVPMAPGKTRSIVCSARNFFQFTVPGSAWWQVVPRWFEHWTSNKVYDGDMIVLQGQEKIFLSKSMESSEDINKQYTKLTFTPTQADRFVLAFRNWLRRHGNGQPEWLTSVGQQPLPSTVLSKRQMLDRFEQHTLKCSSCKQAYKSFQTWQKILMGATVAFCATASIPSDIQFRVVLALLGVVSAGLAYTLHELEKNFVFVDYVHAEID
- the LOC105792056 gene encoding probable transcription factor At2g01370; translation: MSTTPPSTAPNGRSRVFSESDEIQILKCLIRATKSIPPPITTVGTSTINRIIKRLDHRFTVSQITDKIRRLRDKHHNHARNRALVRNHHDRRIFKLSKRIWGKKATPRKKNSKSEDQGAIEMGGDGVEKLDKFPYLVAEFSKVLPENEVWKQKMKRVEEEKLRKMDQEWVMLKVEEAKLVAKKAELIQQQIMEVMGGNGSANGV